One Streptomyces umbrinus genomic window, GTCATGAGCGGCGAGCCGCCCGTCCGGGAGCACGTTCAACTGCAGTCTGGAGTCATAGGCATACGGAACGCTGACCTCCAACTGCTGGGCCGGACGGGCGTAGTTGAGCGCGAACGGTCGCATCGGTTCTCCTTGCTCGGTGCGAACCCGGTGAAGCGGATCGTGACGCTCCGGCGTCACGTCGCCTGACGGGTTTGCAGGGCTTCCACGGAGATATACGAATCGAACAGGCGAATGGTTGCTTCACGCAGCGTAGTCATCGGACCAGTACGGTCCGTGACGTGATCCGACCGGGCCGATCCTGCGTGCATGGGGCAGCCATTCGACTCTTATGACGCACGCCCCGGGGTTACGGATCCGGGGTCGAGCCGCAGTTCAGCGCACTGGCGCACACCTTCACCCTTCGAACGCCTCGCGCGCCCGTGGGGTGCCCCAGGGCCGGCGGCGCCTGGGCGCGCCGGACCACAGGTCGTCGAACATGTCCGGCCGTGGCCATGAAATCCATTCGGAGGACACCCCCCTCACGGCTACTCTCGTAGCGCTTTCCGATCTCCCCGCCCCATTGCCGACCTCTTGCCGCCGTCCCCTTCCAACCCGTTTCCGCCCTTTCCGACTGTCAACCGGAGGCAGACCATGGATCAGTTGCAGCAAGAAGTGGATCCGGTCGAGGTCGGTCTCGATCCGGTGGCGCTGGACCGTCTCGACCGGTTCTACGCCCGTCGTGTGGACGACGGCCTGCTGCCCGGGTACCTCATTTCCGTGGCTCGTCACGGCCGTGTCGCACATCTCACGTCGTACGGTCTGCGCGACCGGGAGGCCGGCGTCCCGGTCACCGCGGACACCGTGTGGCGGCTCTACTCGATGACCAAGCCGGTGGCGTCCGTCGCCGCGCTGATGCTCCACGAGGAAGGCCTGCTCGACCTCGACGACCCCGTCTCCCGCCACCTGCCGGCGTTCGCGGACCCCCAGGTCTACGAGAGCGGTGCGGGCGACGGCATCAGGACCCGCCCGGCCGAGGGCCCCGTCCTGGTCCGGCACCTCCTGACCCACACCGCGGGCCTGACCATCGGCGCGTACCGCACCCACCCCGTGGACTCCCTCTACCTGGCGGCCGGAGTCGAGACCTCGGCACCGAAGGACGCGGACCTCGCCGAGGCCTGCGAGGTGTACGCGGGTCTGCCGCTGCAGTTCGAGCCGGGGACCGAGTGGAACTACTCGGTCGCGACCAATGTGGTCGGGCGGCTCATCGAGGTGGTGACGGACCGGCCGCTCGACGAGTTTCTCGCGGAACGGGTCTTCGCACCCCTCGGGATGACGGACACCGCCTTCTGGGTCTCCGGCGAGCGCGCGGACCGGCTGGCCACCCTCTACCAGGAGAACGAGGACGGCGGGATCACGCCGATCCCGGGCCCGCCGGTGCACGAGCGCCCGCGGCTGCTCTCCTGCGTCGGCGGGCTGGTGGGAACGGCCCGCGACTACCACCGCTTCATGGAGTTCCTCCGCCGGCGCGGCGAACTGGACGGCGTGCGGCTGCTGTCCCCCGAGACCGTGGACACCATGACCGCCAACCACCTCCCCACCGACCTCCACGCCTTCGGCAGCAAACCCATCCACGGCCAGCCGGGCAACGCGGGCCTGGGCTTCGGCCTCGGCGTCTCGGTCGTCGTGGACGCCGACCGCACGGAGTCCCCGGAGAGCGAGGGGTCCTACGGCTGGAGCGGGGCGGGCGGTACGACCTTCTGGGTCGACCCGCGCAACGATCTGACCGTCCAGCTCATGACACAGGTCCGGCCTGCGGGGATGCTGTCCTTCCATGAGCTGAAGGGGTTCGTGCGCGAGGCACTCGGCGGCTGAGGAGGGCCCGGCGGGTCATTGACTATCGTTGCCCGACCACACGGCCCAGGAGCCGGGGACTTCGGGAGGGTGCAAGATGGACGCGGGGCAGGACGGCTGGATACGGGTGCCGGTCGGCGACGACGCGGCTCGCTGGGCGACACGGGCCGACAGCCGCCCCGTGCTGCTCGTCGTGCACAACGTCACCGCGGCGACGCGGCTCCTGGACGTCCTGCCGCTGTTCCACGACGACCTCCGGGTACAGCTCCTCGCGACGACTCCTGGATCCTCTGCGTTCCGCGCGGGTCTCGCGGAGCTGTTCGCGAAGGTCGATGTGCCGGTGGTGCCCTGGGAACAGGCGGTTCGCCTGCCCGCGAAGCTGGCGATCTCGGCGAGCTTCGGCGGTCAACTGGCCGCACTTTCATGCAAATTGACCATATTGTCCCATGGAGTTGGCTACACTAAGAGGCTGTCGACACCGGGAGCCGGGAGCCGGGAGCCGGGAGCCGGGAGCCGGGAGCCGGGAGCCGGGAGCCGGGAGCCGGGAGCCGGGAGCCGGGAGCCGGGAGCCGGGAGCCGGGAGCCGGGAGCCGGGAACGCGCCCGTGTTCGG contains:
- a CDS encoding serine hydrolase domain-containing protein, with translation MDQLQQEVDPVEVGLDPVALDRLDRFYARRVDDGLLPGYLISVARHGRVAHLTSYGLRDREAGVPVTADTVWRLYSMTKPVASVAALMLHEEGLLDLDDPVSRHLPAFADPQVYESGAGDGIRTRPAEGPVLVRHLLTHTAGLTIGAYRTHPVDSLYLAAGVETSAPKDADLAEACEVYAGLPLQFEPGTEWNYSVATNVVGRLIEVVTDRPLDEFLAERVFAPLGMTDTAFWVSGERADRLATLYQENEDGGITPIPGPPVHERPRLLSCVGGLVGTARDYHRFMEFLRRRGELDGVRLLSPETVDTMTANHLPTDLHAFGSKPIHGQPGNAGLGFGLGVSVVVDADRTESPESEGSYGWSGAGGTTFWVDPRNDLTVQLMTQVRPAGMLSFHELKGFVREALGG
- the tgmA gene encoding putative ATP-grasp-modified RiPP translates to MRPFALNYARPAQQLEVSVPYAYDSRLQLNVLPDGRLAAHDYAVLRELGATTSTAGSKTHFDD